A genome region from Anolis carolinensis isolate JA03-04 chromosome 6, rAnoCar3.1.pri, whole genome shotgun sequence includes the following:
- the LOC103280315 gene encoding galanin peptides isoform X3, producing the protein MWISRAVFCLSLILCGLLGECFGIALVPKDKRGWTLNSAGYLLGPHAQQTMSDKGGLAGKRDTVEELYPRGEESFGHSVHSRDNSNLQSLMDFLSYLNLQDQRAVSRLRLPLMDEPIQQ; encoded by the exons ATGTGGATCTCTCGGGCCGTGTTCTGCCTCTCTTTGATCCTCTGTGGACTGCTTGGGGAATGCTTTGGAATTGCACTTGTG CCCAAGGACAAGCGTGGTTGGACCCTGAACAGTGCTGGCTACCTACTGGGACCCC ATGCCCAACAGACTATGTCTGACAAAGGAGGCCTGGCTGGTAAGCGAGATACTGTAGAGGAACTGTATCCTCGGGGAGAAGAGTCTTTTG GGCATAGTGTGCACTCCAGAGATAACAGCAACCTCCAAAGCCTGATGGATTTTCTTTCCTACCTGAACCTTCAAG ACCAAAGAGCTGTTTCACGCCTGCGCCTGCCGCTGATGGATGAGCCAATTCAACAGTAG
- the LOC103280315 gene encoding galanin peptides isoform X2, whose product MWISRAVFCLSLILCGLLGECFGIALVPKDKRGWTLNSAGYLLGPPDAQQTMSDKGGLAGKRDTVEELYPRGEESFGHSVHSRDNSNLQSLMDFLSYLNLQDQRAVSRLRLPLMDEPIQQ is encoded by the exons ATGTGGATCTCTCGGGCCGTGTTCTGCCTCTCTTTGATCCTCTGTGGACTGCTTGGGGAATGCTTTGGAATTGCACTTGTG CCCAAGGACAAGCGTGGTTGGACCCTGAACAGTGCTGGCTACCTACTGGGACCCC CAGATGCCCAACAGACTATGTCTGACAAAGGAGGCCTGGCTGGTAAGCGAGATACTGTAGAGGAACTGTATCCTCGGGGAGAAGAGTCTTTTG GGCATAGTGTGCACTCCAGAGATAACAGCAACCTCCAAAGCCTGATGGATTTTCTTTCCTACCTGAACCTTCAAG ACCAAAGAGCTGTTTCACGCCTGCGCCTGCCGCTGATGGATGAGCCAATTCAACAGTAG
- the LOC103280315 gene encoding galanin peptides isoform X1 gives MWISRAVFCLSLILCGLLGECFGIALVPKDKRGWTLNSAGYLLGPPLLPFQSPVPKADAQQTMSDKGGLAGKRDTVEELYPRGEESFGHSVHSRDNSNLQSLMDFLSYLNLQDQRAVSRLRLPLMDEPIQQ, from the exons ATGTGGATCTCTCGGGCCGTGTTCTGCCTCTCTTTGATCCTCTGTGGACTGCTTGGGGAATGCTTTGGAATTGCACTTGTG CCCAAGGACAAGCGTGGTTGGACCCTGAACAGTGCTGGCTACCTACTGGGACCCC CACTTCTTCCCTTCCAATCTCCTGTTCCCAAAGCAGATGCCCAACAGACTATGTCTGACAAAGGAGGCCTGGCTGGTAAGCGAGATACTGTAGAGGAACTGTATCCTCGGGGAGAAGAGTCTTTTG GGCATAGTGTGCACTCCAGAGATAACAGCAACCTCCAAAGCCTGATGGATTTTCTTTCCTACCTGAACCTTCAAG ACCAAAGAGCTGTTTCACGCCTGCGCCTGCCGCTGATGGATGAGCCAATTCAACAGTAG